Proteins from a genomic interval of Stenotrophomonas sp. 24(2023):
- a CDS encoding HD domain-containing phosphohydrolase, which produces MPHDESPVSTLPSSQACLIDALSVSLQLRDAYTHGHCDRVGLLAQRLARCCDMDAAASAQVALAARFHDIGKIGTPDAILLAPRRHTDEERDIMREHPVHGEQIFLATGRHDAVPVARLIRAHHEAYDGSGYPDGLRGDAIPLGARIMTVADAYDAMTSARPYRAAMAQAPVLRILDDQAGGLIDPYVLKQFQQMLAQAPALA; this is translated from the coding sequence ATGCCCCACGACGAATCTCCTGTCTCCACCCTGCCCTCCTCGCAGGCCTGCCTGATCGATGCCCTGTCGGTGTCGCTGCAGCTGCGCGATGCCTACACCCACGGCCATTGCGACCGGGTCGGCCTGCTCGCCCAGCGCCTGGCCCGTTGCTGCGATATGGATGCGGCGGCCAGTGCGCAGGTGGCGCTGGCCGCGCGCTTCCATGACATCGGCAAGATCGGCACGCCCGACGCCATCCTGCTGGCCCCGCGCCGGCACACCGACGAAGAACGCGACATCATGCGCGAGCACCCGGTGCACGGCGAACAGATCTTCCTGGCCACCGGCCGCCACGATGCCGTGCCGGTGGCGCGGCTGATCCGCGCCCACCACGAGGCCTACGATGGCAGCGGCTACCCCGATGGCCTGCGCGGCGACGCCATCCCGCTGGGCGCGCGCATCATGACCGTGGCCGATGCCTATGATGCGATGACCAGTGCACGGCCCTACCGTGCCGCGATGGCGCAGGCCCCGGTGCTGCGCATCCTCGACGATCAGGCCGGCGGGTTGATCGATCCGTATGTGCTGAAGCAGTTCCAGCAGATGCTGGCGCAGGCACCCGCGCTGGCCTGA
- the mfd gene encoding transcription-repair coupling factor: MSRTSYPAPPLPRPGQLRAWWRAPASPTALAWSLAQAARSHDGPLLVIARDNHGANQIEADLQTLIGDDPTLPVVVFPDWETLPYDRFSPHPDIISQRLAALHRLPTLGRGLVVVPVQTLLQQLAPRQYVIGGSFDLKVGQRLDLEAEKRRLESAGYRNVPQVMDPGDFAVRGGLLDVFPMGADAPLRVELLDEDIDSIRAFDPESQRSLDRVEAVHMLPGREVPMDEASVARVLSTLRERFDVDTRRSALYQDLKSGLAPAGIEYYLPLFFDRTATLFDYLPGNRLPVVCAGAGEAADAFWAQTGERYEQRRHDVERPLLAPAELYLSPDLLREKLNDGPRVEVWAADHARIADAQPLGDQPLPPLPVAAREAPAGEALKSFLGHYPGRVLIAADSPGRREALLEVLQAADLKPPVLADLPAFLAASERFAIAVAPLEDGFALDEPRIAVLTERQLFPERAGQQRRTRRAGREPEAIIRDLGELTEGAPIVHEDHGVGRYRGLIAMDVGGMPGEFLEIEYAKGDRLYVPVAQLHLISRYSGASAETAPLHSLGGEQWTKAKRKAAEKVRDVAAELLEIQARRQARAGLALQVDRAMYEPFAAGFPFEETPDQLAAIDATLRDLASSQPMDRVVCGDVGFGKTEVAVRAAFAAASAGKQVAVLVPTTLLAEQHYRNFRDRFADYPLKVEVLSRFKTTKEIKAELEKVAAGTIDVIVGTHRLLQPDVKFKDLGMVIVDEEQRFGVRQKEALKALRANVHLLTLTATPIPRTLNMAMAGLRDLSIIATPPPNRLAVQTFITQWDNALLREAFQRELARGGQLYFLHNDVESIGRMQRELSELVPEARIGIAHGQMPERELEKVMLDFQKQRFNVLLSTTIIESGIDIPNANTIIINRADRFGLAQLHQLRGRVGRSHHRAYAYLVVPDRRAITPDAEKRLEAIASMDELGAGFTLATHDLEIRGAGELLGEDQSGQMAEVGFSLYTELLERAVRSIKQGKLPDLDAGEEVRGAEVELHVPALIPEDYLSDVHTRLTLYKRISSARDSDALRELQVEMIDRFGLLPDAAKHLFAIAELKLRANTLGIRKLDLGEAGGRIVFESKPNIDPMAVIQLIQKQPNLYAMEGPDKLRIKHPLPLPEDRFNAARALLATLAPG, encoded by the coding sequence ATGTCGCGCACCTCCTACCCCGCCCCGCCGCTGCCGCGCCCGGGCCAGCTCCGCGCCTGGTGGCGCGCCCCCGCCTCGCCGACCGCCCTGGCCTGGTCCCTGGCCCAGGCGGCCCGTTCGCACGACGGCCCGTTGCTGGTCATCGCCCGTGACAACCACGGCGCCAACCAGATCGAAGCCGACCTGCAGACGCTGATCGGCGACGACCCCACGCTGCCGGTGGTGGTGTTCCCGGATTGGGAAACGCTGCCCTACGACCGCTTCAGCCCGCACCCGGACATCATCTCCCAGCGCCTGGCGGCGCTGCACCGCCTGCCCACGCTGGGCCGTGGCCTGGTGGTGGTGCCGGTGCAGACCCTGCTGCAGCAGCTGGCCCCGCGCCAGTACGTGATCGGCGGCAGCTTCGACCTGAAGGTCGGCCAGCGCCTGGACCTGGAAGCGGAAAAGCGGCGGCTGGAAAGCGCCGGCTACCGCAACGTGCCGCAGGTGATGGACCCGGGTGACTTCGCCGTGCGCGGTGGCCTGCTCGACGTGTTCCCGATGGGCGCCGATGCGCCGCTGCGGGTGGAGCTGCTGGACGAGGACATCGATTCGATCCGGGCCTTCGACCCGGAAAGCCAGCGGTCGCTGGACCGGGTCGAGGCGGTGCACATGCTGCCCGGCCGCGAAGTGCCGATGGACGAGGCCAGCGTGGCGCGCGTGCTGTCCACCCTGCGCGAGCGCTTCGACGTCGATACCCGCCGCAGCGCGTTGTACCAGGACCTGAAATCGGGCCTGGCCCCGGCCGGCATCGAGTACTACCTGCCGCTGTTCTTCGACCGCACCGCCACCCTGTTCGATTACCTGCCGGGCAACCGCCTGCCGGTGGTGTGCGCCGGTGCCGGTGAGGCCGCCGATGCCTTCTGGGCGCAGACCGGCGAGCGCTACGAACAGCGCCGCCACGATGTCGAGCGCCCGCTGCTGGCCCCGGCCGAGCTGTACCTGTCGCCGGACCTGCTGCGCGAGAAGCTCAACGACGGCCCGCGGGTTGAAGTGTGGGCCGCCGACCACGCACGCATCGCCGATGCGCAGCCGCTGGGCGACCAGCCGCTGCCGCCGCTGCCGGTGGCCGCGCGCGAGGCGCCGGCCGGCGAGGCGCTCAAATCGTTCCTGGGGCACTACCCGGGCCGCGTGCTGATTGCTGCCGATTCCCCCGGCCGCCGCGAAGCGCTGCTGGAAGTGCTGCAGGCGGCGGACCTGAAGCCCCCGGTGCTGGCCGACCTGCCTGCGTTCCTGGCCGCCAGCGAACGCTTCGCGATTGCCGTGGCGCCACTGGAAGACGGCTTCGCGCTGGACGAACCGCGCATCGCGGTGCTGACCGAGCGCCAGCTGTTCCCCGAACGCGCCGGCCAGCAGCGCCGCACCCGCCGTGCCGGGCGCGAGCCGGAAGCGATCATCCGCGACCTGGGCGAGCTGACCGAAGGCGCGCCGATCGTGCACGAAGACCATGGCGTGGGCCGCTACCGTGGCCTGATCGCGATGGACGTGGGCGGCATGCCCGGCGAGTTCCTCGAAATCGAATACGCCAAGGGCGACCGCCTGTACGTGCCGGTCGCACAGCTGCACCTGATCAGCCGCTACTCCGGCGCATCGGCCGAGACCGCGCCGCTGCATTCGCTGGGTGGCGAGCAGTGGACCAAGGCCAAGCGCAAGGCCGCCGAGAAGGTCCGCGACGTCGCCGCCGAGCTGCTGGAAATCCAGGCACGCCGCCAGGCCCGTGCCGGCCTGGCGCTGCAGGTGGACCGGGCGATGTACGAACCGTTTGCCGCCGGCTTCCCGTTCGAGGAAACCCCCGACCAGCTGGCCGCCATCGATGCCACCCTGCGCGACCTGGCCAGCAGCCAGCCGATGGACCGCGTGGTCTGCGGTGACGTGGGCTTCGGCAAGACCGAAGTGGCCGTGCGTGCCGCCTTCGCCGCCGCCAGCGCCGGCAAGCAGGTGGCCGTGCTGGTGCCGACCACGCTGCTGGCCGAACAGCACTACCGCAACTTCCGCGACCGCTTCGCCGATTACCCGCTGAAGGTCGAAGTGCTGTCGCGCTTCAAGACCACCAAGGAAATCAAGGCCGAGCTGGAGAAAGTCGCTGCCGGCACCATCGATGTCATCGTCGGCACCCATCGCCTGCTGCAGCCGGACGTGAAGTTCAAGGACCTGGGCATGGTCATCGTGGACGAGGAGCAGCGCTTCGGCGTGCGCCAGAAGGAAGCACTGAAGGCGCTGCGCGCCAACGTGCACCTGCTGACCCTGACCGCCACGCCGATTCCGCGCACGTTGAACATGGCCATGGCCGGGCTGCGCGATCTGTCGATCATCGCCACCCCGCCGCCGAACCGGCTGGCGGTGCAGACCTTCATCACCCAGTGGGACAACGCGCTGCTGCGCGAAGCCTTCCAGCGCGAGCTGGCGCGCGGTGGCCAGCTGTATTTCCTGCACAACGATGTGGAAAGCATCGGTCGCATGCAGCGCGAGCTGTCCGAGCTGGTGCCCGAGGCCCGCATCGGCATCGCCCACGGGCAGATGCCCGAGCGCGAGCTGGAAAAGGTGATGCTGGATTTCCAGAAGCAGCGCTTCAACGTGCTGCTGTCGACCACGATCATCGAATCGGGCATCGACATCCCCAACGCCAACACCATCATCATCAACCGCGCCGACCGCTTCGGCCTGGCCCAGCTGCACCAGCTGCGTGGCCGCGTCGGTCGCTCGCACCACCGTGCGTATGCCTACCTGGTGGTGCCCGACCGCCGCGCGATCACCCCGGATGCGGAAAAGCGCCTGGAAGCGATCGCCTCGATGGACGAACTGGGCGCCGGCTTCACCCTGGCCACGCACGATCTGGAGATCCGCGGCGCCGGCGAACTGCTGGGCGAAGACCAGAGCGGGCAGATGGCCGAGGTCGGCTTCAGCCTGTACACCGAGCTGCTGGAGCGCGCGGTGCGCAGCATCAAGCAGGGCAAGCTGCCGGACCTGGATGCCGGCGAGGAAGTACGCGGCGCCGAGGTGGAGCTGCACGTGCCGGCACTGATCCCGGAAGACTACCTGTCGGACGTGCACACCCGACTGACCCTGTACAAGCGCATTTCCAGCGCGCGCGACAGCGATGCGCTGCGCGAGCTGCAGGTGGAGATGATCGACCGCTTCGGCCTGTTGCCCGATGCGGCCAAGCACCTGTTCGCCATCGCCGAACTGAAGCTGCGCGCCAACACGCTGGGCATCCGCAAGCTGGACCTGGGCGAGGCCGGTGGCCGCATCGTGTTCGAGTCCAAGCCCAACATCGACCCGATGGCGGTGATCCAGCTGATCCAGAAGCAGCCCAACCTGTATGCCATGGAAGGGCCGGACAAGCTGCGCATCAAGCACCCGCTGCCGTTGCCGGAAGATCGGTTCAACGCCGCGCGTGCGCTGCTGGCCACGCTCGCCCCGGGTTGA